One Amaranthus tricolor cultivar Red isolate AtriRed21 chromosome 1, ASM2621246v1, whole genome shotgun sequence DNA window includes the following coding sequences:
- the LOC130808421 gene encoding uncharacterized protein LOC130808421 — protein sequence MDLRSRICDISNFLTNSRANSADEHKLLQDCFQAIQTDFNQIVAHHSDVASFNDQDLDAYIDRLRDEMRKTEAETASLSDEIDSLRKLYVEGSCHLEANLESLRNVVEKAELEGLGQAETGDVFNSRQEVKPYHDDYFEVLKLKYQIEKNDRTLKSFQNLDLNLKRIEALENIEEAVTGLKVIDFEGNIIRVSLRTYIPVVEGVMCQLSVEDDNIKLSEVNHELLMELIDGTMELKNVEIFPNDVFITKIVEAAKIFSKLFSVLLLPQTRTSLGWFLQKVQDRIVMCTVRHVMVKIANKSRYSFEYFDKDELIIGHIGGLEAIIKPSDNWPLSVSALKLVSFRSCDENANEISSCLLSKVEEANSFDLNTRKSITNFVGGIIEILPERIREELHI from the exons ATGGATCTTCGCAG tcGAATTTGCGATATTTCCAACTTTCTCACCAATTCTCGTGCCAATTCCGCCGATGAACACAAGTTGCTTCAAGATTGCTTTCAAGCTATACAG ACCGATTTTAACCAAATTGTTGCTCATCACTCAGATGTTGCATCTTTTAATGATCAAGACCTAG ATGCATACATAGATCGTTTGAGAGATGAGATGAGGAAGACGGAGGCTGAAACTGCTTCCCTATCTGATGAAATTGATAGTCTTAGAAAATTGTATGTTGAAG GTTCTTGTCATTTGGAAGCTAATCTTGAGTCATTGCGCAATGTTGTGGAGAAGGCTGAATTGGAG GGACTAGGGCAAGCAGAAACAGGTGATGTTTTTAACTCTAGGCAAGAAGTGAAGCCATATCATGATGACTACTTTGAG GTCTTAAAGCTGAAATACCAAATTGAGAAGAATGATAGGACATTAAAGTCTTTTCAAAATCTAGACCTCAACTTGAAGAG GATTGAGGCTTTAGAAAACATTGAAGAAGCAGTAACTGGTTTGAAGGTGATTGACTTTGAAGGAAATATTATTAGGGTGTCATTGAGAACATATATTCCAGTTGTTGAAGGTGTCATGTGCCAACTGAGTGTTGAAGATGATAATATCAAGCTGTCTGAAGTTAACCATGAGTTGTTAATGGAGCTCATAGATGGAACCATGGAGCTTAAGAATGTTGAG ATTTTTCCTAATGACGTATTCATAACAAAAATTGTTGAAGCTGCAAAGATCTTCAG CAAGCTATTTTCAGTGTTGTTGCTACCTCAGACAAGAACCTCCTTGGGATGGTTTTTGCAGAAAGTCCAAGATAGAATTGTCATGTGCACAGTAAGACATGTTATGGTGAAAATTGCTAATAAATCAAG GTATTCATTTGAGTATTTTGATAAGGATGAGTTAATCATAGGTCACATTGGTGGGCTAGAGGCCATTATAAAGCCTTCTGATAATTGGCCATTATCCGTTTCTGCATTGAAGCTAGTCTCTTTCCGGAGTTGTGATGAAAATGCTAATGAAATTTCTTCATGTTTGCTTTCCAAAGTTGAG GAGGCAAATTCTTTCGACCTTAATACACGGAAAAGCATAACAAATTTTGTAGGAGGCATTATTGAGATACTTCCTGAACGAATTCGTGAAGAACTCCATATCTAA